The sequence TTCAGCTTCCCATACTTCTTCGATAGCCTGCTCATAGTCTTCTTCCGCAAAAGGCTCTCCCTGAAACATCAGATACTTTGCTGCAGGAAGTTCAATAACGTCAAAACCGTCAGGAATAATACCGTCATAATCCACAGGCACTTCCACTCCCTGCACATACTCGCTTGTTCCGGGTTTGCGGTAACGCTCCGGCAGCCACATACAAACCGGCTCTCCGCTGATGGATTTAATACTGGTGAGCAAGCTCCACACATCACAGCCAACTTCTTCACAATACTCAAAATAATGAGTTGCCTTGATTCCGCGTTTAATAATTACTTTGCGGGCAGGCCTTTCGGTTAACTGGACAAACACAGTTTTTACCTTTTCCATCGAACCATTCCTCCTTCCAAGGTACCGGGATTTAACGCTGTAAGGCTTAAACAAACAGAGGGGAACCGGATTTTCGGCATATTGCTTCGGATTGCAGCCAAATTCGCGGGCAAAAGCTCTTTGATGCGATACTCTTGCCAAATCCGCAAGTGTAATCTCCTCATGAATATGAGCTTCAATATAATCCTGCATCCTCTGCACAGCCAGTATCTGTTCCCTCATTTGCTCACCTCCAACGATTACATGGTAGCATTTTGCCTGGAAGGATATCTCGACTTTTTTTGCTCAAATTATTAATTTTTCGTACCACTGTTTCATCATCCAATGCTCCTTGTCATTGAAAAACTATTCTGCAACCTTCTCCCTCATCTTCTTTATAAACTCCAACACTCTTTCCTCCACTCTGGCAAGGTCTTCATCCTTTGGTGCTCCTTCAAACTCCACGGATTCGATAAAATTCCATTTCATGTTGTTTCTTTCAATTATTTCAGCAAGCTCTTTCTCTGCTCCGCCGGACCATCCGTATGACCCGAATCTGAATGCCGTCTTACCTGTAATCCTCTTTCTGCCAAGCTCATTCAAAGCCGATGCAACCGGCGGGAAAAGCTTGTACTCATAAGTAGGCGCTCCAATAATCACACCTGCGGACCTAAACACGGTTGCAACCATTTCACTTTCGGTTGCAAGGGGCATTTTCAGCTTGTTATATTTAATTCCTTCCCTTTGAAGTATGCTTTCAACGTAATTAACCACTTTTTCAGTCATTCCATACATGGAGCCCCACAATATAGTAACTTCATTTTTGCCCGTTCCTTCTGCATAGAGGGCAAACCTGGAATAATCATCTATAATTTTTTGCGGGTTTTTTCTATAAACTGGGCCGTGACCGGGTGCTATAACATTTATTTCCAGCTCCTTCGCTTTTTCAATGGCCTTCTTCAAACTGGGTGTGAAAGTTGCCATTACATTGGAGTAATATCTCATTCCTTCGAGTTCAAAGAAATCCACTTCTTCAGGTGTCAGCTCGTCATCAAAACAATGCTCTCCCATCCTGCCAAATGTCCCAAACATGTCACATGAGAAGAGGGTTTTTGTTTCTCTTTCATAGGTGTACATCGTGTCCGGCCAGTGAACGTTCGGTACCGGATGGAAACTTAGTACCTTTCCGTTTCCAAGGTCCAGAGTATCCCCCTC comes from Acetivibrio thermocellus ATCC 27405 and encodes:
- a CDS encoding AraC family transcriptional regulator, which gives rise to MREQILAVQRMQDYIEAHIHEEITLADLARVSHQRAFAREFGCNPKQYAENPVPLCLFKPYSVKSRYLGRRNGSMEKVKTVFVQLTERPARKVIIKRGIKATHYFEYCEEVGCDVWSLLTSIKSISGEPVCMWLPERYRKPGTSEYVQGVEVPVDYDGIIPDGFDVIELPAAKYLMFQGEPFAEEDYEQAIEEVWEAEKKYNPSVIGYEWDQDNPRIQLEPIGSRGYIEFVPIKPV
- a CDS encoding FprA family A-type flavoprotein, which translates into the protein MKKLKIADGIHMLTMNVEDILFEGIWELANGVTLNSYIVQGEKTAIIDGVIGWDGIPETLYKNLEDIGVDPKNIDYLIVNHMEPDHSGWISNFRKIKDDFTVICTDKAAKMVASFYGEDKIRVVKEGDTLDLGNGKVLSFHPVPNVHWPDTMYTYERETKTLFSCDMFGTFGRMGEHCFDDELTPEEVDFFELEGMRYYSNVMATFTPSLKKAIEKAKELEINVIAPGHGPVYRKNPQKIIDDYSRFALYAEGTGKNEVTILWGSMYGMTEKVVNYVESILQREGIKYNKLKMPLATESEMVATVFRSAGVIIGAPTYEYKLFPPVASALNELGRKRITGKTAFRFGSYGWSGGAEKELAEIIERNNMKWNFIESVEFEGAPKDEDLARVEERVLEFIKKMREKVAE